The genomic stretch GCATCTGCAGGGTTCCAAGGATGAGCATATCGAAGCCCAGGAGCGCTTGCACCTTGCACAGCGCGATCCTTCCTGTCTACCATCGTAATGTCTTAGATTCTGTCGCACCCAAAGTCGGAAACGATGACGCCCACGATGAGTAACGAGTCTCCGCAGGCTCCGGCCCAGCGCCGCTTTCTGCGTCCTAATGTAAGTCGCGTCTTGGGAAGCTGGGAACGAACACAGAGCTTACTTTGTGCTATAGCTACGGTCGGCGACGATGATTCAGCCGAAAACTGGTGAACGCGTCAAAAAGGCCTTTACCCTGCGCAGAAACGAACGCCGCCCGCACGAGTCGTCCGAATTCCTACTTGCGCCCGGTCACTTCGATCCCGCGAGACACCGAGAAATGGGACGGGTCGAGTGGTTCGGAGACATGCTCACATATAAGCTGCAACAATGCTACGCGTACGCTAAGAGTCCCATGGGCATTGGCATACTGAAATGCTCGCTGGCCTATGTACTGGGCTCGTTGGCGACATTTGTGCCAGTCATAGCTGCACTGTTGGGCAGGAACGATGGCAAGCACATAGTCGCGACTATCACCGTCTACTTCCACCCCGCCCGGTCAGCCGGCAGTATGCTCGAGGCAGTCATGCTTGCATTTGCTGCCTTCTCCTATGCGGCTTTCGTATCCTTCTCCAGTATGGCCGTGTCTGTATACTTTGGAAATCACCATCATTTGATCATTGGGCATATAATAGTGCTCATTGTCTTTTGTGGAGGAGGCTTAGGCCTTGTAGGCTGGACCAAACACAAGCTGGGCAACCCTTTAGTCAATGTGGCTTGCTCCCTAACATCCCTCGCTCTCATCACCATCCTGACCAAGGAAGGAGCTGTTCAGGCTGCCAAGTTCTCCTACGTTAAAGTCTGGCAGGTATTGAAGATGATCATCATGGGCTGTACCGCCTCCGCGCTCGTATCACTCCTCGTGAAGCCAAGGTCGGCGCGCAACGAGTTTCGGGATACTTTTATACAATCTACTGACGCCATGGCGGAGATGCTGAACGGAATCACCCTCAGCTTTCTTTCCGGTGCCGAAGAAGATCTCAAGAGCGACACGTTTGTCAAAGCCTCGAAACAGAGTCAGACGACATTCAAGGCCCTTGTCAAGAACCTGGGGGAAGCAAAATTCGAGCACTACGCCCTTGGTACTGAGGAAGAGCACAAGATTAGCTCTAGGCTGGTCAAATGTCTCGAAAAGCTGATACAGAGCATTGGTGGATTGCGCAGTGCTGCCGAAACACAATTCACCCTACTTGCGCAGTCGGAGCCAAATGGGACCTCGTATGCATCTATGCCTGCTAATGACACAATGACATCTTCAGTATTCTCGGACTTTGCCTTGTCACAAAGTCCCCCTCACATGCTTTCCCCCACTCTCAGCCATACGGAAAGGCGGAGTAGTATTCTAGCCTCTATCGATGAACTACCCGAAAACTCTGCTGAAGCCTCAGGATTCCCCTCGGCGGCTGAATCTGAAGATGAGTCAACTGTACCGAAAAACAAGTCAGAAAGAGTTTCGAGCTTCCTACACTCGAATCTAACGCCCGCGGACATGTTTTCTGTCTTCATCGCCCACTTGGGACCACCAATGGTAAGTCTGAGAATCATGTTTATTCACACTACTAACTCCGGCAGAAATCTCTCGCATACACGCTCCGCGAAGTACTCTCTGAGCTGCCATTCGGACCTGGCCCAGAGTACCACATGGCTATCAACGAACACTTCCGCCACAGTCTGGTCGACGCGAAAGCCCTATTTGCAAACGCCCGACGAGAGGCTCTTTCTGCTGTCTATAAAAACAAGATACCAACACGAACCAGCTCGGCGGCAGTCGCAGCCGACTTTGAAGAGGTCGCTGCTAGCTGCGGATATTTCAGTTCGTCGTTGCTGGATTTCGCTGAGGATATGGTGGCCTTCCTTGATATCCTCGAAGAGCTGAAAGCGAACGTCAACCGGCACCCACGAAAGAGGACCTACAATTGGCTAAAGTTTTGGCAACATGGGCGCAAGAAGAGCCAATTGGGTGACAGCTCTGAAGAAGCTAGTCTCGACGAGATTGATGACCACGCGCCAGGAGGCTCGCACGAAATCCATAATCCCATCTATCGCAAATCGACTCGCGGAGATCCGTATAAGCCAGAGGACGAGCAGCCCTTGTCCTATCGTATCTGGACATCATTAGCAGTTTTTAGAAGGGACGACCTCAAATATGCTGTTAAAGTCGGCATTGGTGCAGTTCTCTACGCTATGTGGTCCTTTGTTGAGCCAACAAGAGAGTTTTACGGCCACTGGCGCGGCGAGTGGGGCCTGTTGTCATACATGTTGGTGTGTTCCATGACGATCGGTGCGTCCAACACTACAGGTTTTCAGCGATTTGCTGGTACCTGCTTAGGTGCAGTGTTGGCCATTGCCTCATGGATTGCAGCTGACGAACATGCCTTTGTCCTGGGATTCTTCGGCTGGGTGATTTCTCTCTTTTGTTTTTACATCATCGTCGGCCAGGGCAAGGGTCCTATGGGTCGTTTCATCTTACTCACGTACAACCTTTCCGCACTCTACGCATACTCGCTTTCTGTTAAGGACGAggaggatgacgacgatgaagGTGGTATTTCGCCCGAGATATGGGAAATTGTTCTCCATCGTGTGGTCGCAGTCATGGCTGGTTGCATATGGGGAATCATTGTGACACGAGTCATCTGGCCAATCTCGGCGCGTCGCAAGGTCAAGAAAGGCACGTCTCTGTTGTGGCTCAAAATGGGCTTGATCTGGAAACGTGGCCCTCTGAAGACTATACTTGAGTCGAGCGAAAACTCGATGCGATCGTACTCATACATGTCTGAGCGGGAGGAGCTTGAACTTCGACGATACCTATCTCATCTGGACACGCTGCGGACAGCTGCGGCTGCAGAATTCGAACTCAGAGGCCCATTCCCGGACAAGAGCTTCAAGATCATCCTCGGTGCAACAAGTCGTATACTGGATAGTTTCCATGCTATGAACGTCGTCATCCTGAAGGATTTGAAAGCATCAGAAGGTGAGAAGGAGGCCTTGAGATACACCAAAAAAGAGTGGACCGAGTTGAGTTGGCGCATCAGCCATTTGTTCTCAGGTAAGCACCACCCACAGACTACGCTTGAGCTTTGAGCTGATGATACATAGTTATGGCATCTTCTATGAAGCTTGCTTACCCGCTCAATGACGTATTGCCCAACGTTGAGCATACGCGTGATAGACTGCTAGCAAAGGTCTTCGAGTTCCGGCAAAACGGCCTCGGAAAGGTCATTGCCAAGGATGAGGATTACGAAGTGTTGTATGCCTACGGTGAGTCATGTCTGCATTAGGCTATGATTAAGGAGCCAAAACTAACATCAAGGTAGCGTTGGTGACTGCGCAGCTGGCGCAGGACCTCAACATCATCGGACAGGAGATTGAAAAGCTGTACGGTGTGTTGAGTGAGGAGGATCTGAAGCTCCAGTAAATACGTAATGTCGTTGGTTTGTAGATGATATGGATGTCATTCCTATTCCCTACCTTTACTACTAGTTTGATTCTGATATCCGCATGTTAAATGTATCCGTTGCCACCAACCCTCCGCGGTGCCTTTTGATGTGCGGAAACTAGCTTGAGTTGATCTCAAATGAGTCATCATGATACTACATCCGACACGCCCAACGACAGATTGGTCTGGAAGCAACGTGCTCGTCAGCCATTCATTAGCAATGCTACAAGTCAGTATATGCGCATCGTGTGTCGCTGCATTTATGACTGAGTGGGCGGCGTTGCAGGAAGTTTCATGTTGTTTTGGCGTTGGTTGTGTGTAGAAGCAGCCGCGTTGCAGCATAACGGGGTATTGTATGTGCACATCCAGCAGAAAAAACCCATCCGCCTCAGAGTGTTAGAGAAATGGTGCATGAAAGCTGAGACTTATTTCCCCGTATTCCAGGGTTGAGTGGTGTCGTAAATTGACTAGTGGTCACATGACGGGCTTGGCGCTTTAGCGACCGCGCACCTGCCGATTTTCACGTTCGCTGCTCTTCACAACGGTAAGTCGACAACCTCACCCACGACCACGGATACAACATCAAAATGTAAGGAATACCGATTCATACCCTCCAGCACTGCTTCGTAAAGCAACCTTCGCATGCGCTACAGGCTCGCCGAGTCTCTGTGGTGCCGCCAAAGCACTCGAGACGTGGCGAACCCCTCTCCCTGCGATAGCACCCTCCGTCGCCCATGACCGCACAAATGATCAAAATGCTGACCCAGGTGGTTCGATAGGGTCAACCTCCGCACTCAGAAGCGCCTCGCGGCCTCCGTGGTCGGTTGCGGAAAGCGCAAGATCTGGCTCGACCCCAACGAGACCAGCGAAATCGCCAACGCCAACTCCCGCCAGACCGTCCGCAAGCTCGTCCAGGATGGCCTCATCATCCGCAAGCCCGTAACCATGCACTCACGTGCCCGCGCCCGGGAACTGACTGCTGCCCGACGAATTGGCCGACACCGTGGCTTCGGTAAGAGGAAGGGTACCAAGGACGCCCGTATGCCAAGGTACGCAGTCACAACGCCCTTGTCACAATGGAATCGGCAGATGGCCATTGTGCGGCGCAATGGATGATTGGGATTGTTTGCTGATGTGGGTTTCTATAGCCAAATCGTCTGGATGCGCCGTCTCCGTGTCCTCCGCCGTCTCCTCGTCAAGTACCGTGCTGCCGGAAAGATCGACAAGCACCTCTACCACGAGCTCTACCTCCTCTCCAAGGGTAACACCTTCAAGCACAAGCGCGCTCTCGTTGAACACGTATGTTTTGCCAATGACATCATGACTATGTCAACCCCGCTCAATGCTCGGCTACTGACATGCATCCCAGATCCACAAGGCCAAGGCTGAGAAGGCCCGCGAGAGGATCATCaaggaggagatggacgccAAGCGTGCGAAGACCAAGGCAGCGAGGGAGAGGAGGCAGGAGCGTGTGCAGCAGAAGCGCATTGCTCAGCTGGGCGACGACGCGGAGTAAGCACATGGCATGATGAACACTTGGCGTGGGTCTTTTCAAGGTTAAAGGAGGGCGTCAATCTCCTTTTTATCTGGGCATATGCGGTCATGTTTCATGTAACGtctgtgaaggactcttctTCTCCATGCATACTCGACCGACAAGGCTGCCCCACTCTGATCATCGATGCTATGAGTGTACCATACAAAAAGGATATGAGCATCGGCATTAGAAACTAGTAGTCAATCTCGGAGTTGGTCTGCTTTCAGACATTGAACATGTATATGATTGTGAGAAATGCTAGTGTTTTGAATGACATGCTTGTGGTGTGAACCAAGTTCTTCGAAAGATCAAATTTAAATTCAATTACCAAATTGTTTCACAAAAAATTACGCTAGACGCTCATTGCCTGCACAGGGTATCGAAGAATTATCCTGAACACCGAGCCTAAATATCACATAACCAAGTTTCCGGCTTGGGTTAATGTCTGGTTCACTGCTTGTCTAAATCTAGCATCTTGTTAGCACATATGTCGTCTTCGCCTGTATGTTGCAGATTAAACTCACCAACTTGAGTGCCGCCCTATGCACATTACGAGTAAAGTTGAGCATAGCCTTGGCCTTGTTATTCCCCCTCTGCAGCCTCCTATACCCCTCCTGCACGTGACTAGGCTGAACAGGTTCCCTCGCCTCCTCGGGTGCATCAAAGGGTCCCCTCTCCCTCTTGCGCTTGAGCCGGTTCTGCTCGCCGCCATGATTCTTCTTGTACAAGTCCTCAGCATCCTTGACCTTGAGCGCCTCCTCAGTGAGCGTCTGAACGATTTCAAAAGTGAGGAAACCCAGGATATCAATTATATCGTCGGAAGGTTTGGAATCTGTGATGAGGCCGAAGCCCGCCCATTCCTTAAAGCGCTTGCCTTTGCGGTAGGTGAAGGAAGCTTGGCGGCAGTCGGACCAGTGGACATATTCCTCGCGCGTCATGTTTTTTGTGCGTTCGTCTGCATTCTTCAGGCGTTGGAGGGTGGCGTAGTTCatctcttcctcttcttcgtcttcgaCATCGTCTTTTTGGGGCGGAAACTCGGTAAAGAAGGATTGCACGTCCCAGACTAGGTCGACTTTTGCTCGCTTCGCTTTCTTGGAGGCGTCGACGGGGGCCGCGCCAGGGCCGCCTGCGCCTACTACGCCGGCTGCTATGTCTGCGTCGCCGGCTCCTACATCGGCACCAGCATCGCCGCCTTTGTCGTCGGAGTCTTTGACGGAGCGCCGCACGTCTTTCCACTGGAGGAAGTGTCGGAGTCGAGAGATTTTTGCTCGGTCGTGTCGGATTAGCATGAAGAGGTCGTCTGTGGAGATTGATTTTGATCCGCGGCGCGTGGCAAGGGCTGTGCATTCACGCAGCATGTGCTGGACTTGGTCTTGGACGATGGATTCTATCAGAGTCGTTGTCTCTGGAGATGGTTCGCCTGTCTCGCCAGACACGAACATCATCTGCGGAATCGTTAGAAGCATGCCAATGTCGCATGGGAATAGCTCGTTTGTGCATGATGGCGGAGACATTGGGGGCGAGGAAACtgttggtggtggtgataCTGGGAAGATTATGATGGCAGCCGCCTGCGGTGGGGACGGGGGTAGAGGTTGGAGTCAAAGAAATGAGTTGGTGACACAAGTGCTGGAGGCTTCTTGTGGGTGAGCTTTGGTAGGAGCTCGGATACAGCTCAGTTGCCATATAGTTGAAAGTTGGGAGTTGGGATAATCGCAGGTAAAGTAGAGTACGGGCCATACGGCCTTTACCAACATGTACAACGATGCCGGGAATGATAATGGCTGTGCATACACTCGAGCTCCACATCCAGTCTCCCGTAGAACAAAAAAAGCGAAAAGACGTTCCAGGGAGCCACAAGTCGGATATCAACGATATGAGTATATGCAGCGTGTGGCCCAAACAGGAAAGGGCCCGTAGCTGGGCCTCTAGAGACGTCTGTCGCGCAACTACACCCACGTCCCTTCTCTTTCTCATTCAAATGTATCATAATAATAAAACAATCACAGAGGGAAGgggcaagaagaagaagagaacGATCCTGACTTACCTGTTGGATCTCCGTCCGGTACTTGGCCATCTTATCCTTGTCCGACATGATGCCCTACACTGTACAGGCACTGGTTGCAAAATCATACAAATATCGCGTCGTCTAGTAGGAACACTTATCCAAAGTAGGTGGTTAGAATACAAATACAAGAGTCCAGGCGTGCGATGATGAAATGGGGGATTGAGGTCTAGGGTGCTCTGGCAACACGCGGGTTTGCGGTCTACTAGCGTGGTTCCAGACGATGCCTGCTCCATTGGTGCGGCGGGCGGACTGCAGGTCTTGGCCCGCGCTCAGCCCTAGATACACGCCCCGCCAACAACTTTTTTTGTGAATTACGCGACTTTTGTACCCCACCACCCATCGAGTACATTCACTTGACGCGCGATTTTACAACAGCAAACATGCTGTATCTGGTGGGTCTCGGCTTGGCGGATGAGAAGGATATCACGGTCAAAGGACTGGAGATTGTGAAAAAGGCGGCGCGCGTCTATCTCGAGGCGTACACAGCGGTTCTGTTGGTGGAGAAGGATGTGCTTGTGAGTTTTATGCCGATGATAGATGGTGAATGTGTAGCAGGGACAGCGCTAATTGTCACGATAGTAGGAGTCTTTCTATGGCCGCGAAGTTGTCATAGCAGACCGTGAAATGGTCGAGTCATCCAGTGATGATATCCTCAAAGACGCCGATAAAGTCGATGTTGCATTTCTTGTAGTTGGAGATCCATTCGGGTATATTCTCGTCCCATCATACTCACGACGTATTCTCACAGTTGGAACAGAGCTACTACACACACTGACCTCGTCCTACGCGCCCGCGAGCTCTCTATACCCACACGCTCCATTCCTAATGCGAGTATCCTCACCTCTATTGGCGCTACCGGCCTGCAACTGTACAACTTTGGACAAACGGTATCCATGGTCTTCTTCCTCGACAATTGGAAGCCCGCCTCCTTCTACGACCGCATCAAGGAAAACGTATCCATCGGCCTTCACACGCTC from Pyrenophora tritici-repentis strain M4 chromosome 1, whole genome shotgun sequence encodes the following:
- a CDS encoding RPL19A, Ribosomal protein L19E: MSNESPQAPAQRRFLRPNLRSATMIQPKTGERVKKAFTLRRNERRPHESSEFLLAPGHFDPARHREMGRVEWFGDMLTYKLQQCYAYAKSPMGIGILKCSLAYVLGSLATFVPVIAALLGRNDGKHIVATITVYFHPARSAGSMLEAVMLAFAAFSYAAFVSFSSMAVSVYFGNHHHLIIGHIIVLIVFCGGGLGLVGWTKHKLGNPLVNVACSLTSLALITILTKEGAVQAAKFSYVKVWQVLKMIIMGCTASALVSLLVKPRSARNEFRDTFIQSTDAMAEMLNGITLSFLSGAEEDLKSDTFVKASKQSQTTFKALVKNLGEAKFEHYALGTEEEHKISSRLVKCLEKLIQSIGGLRSAAETQFTLLAQSEPNGTSYASMPANDTMTSSVFSDFALSQSPPHMLSPTLSHTERRSSILASIDELPENSAEASGFPSAAESEDESTVPKNKSERVSSFLHSNLTPADMFSVFIAHLGPPMKSLAYTLREVLSELPFGPGPEYHMAINEHFRHSLVDAKALFANARREALSAVYKNKIPTRTSSAAVAADFEEVAASCGYFSSSLLDFAEDMVAFLDILEELKANVNRHPRKRTYNWLKFWQHGRKKSQLGDSSEEASLDEIDDHAPGGSHEIHNPIYRKSTRGDPYKPEDEQPLSYRIWTSLAVFRRDDLKYAVKVGIGAVLYAMWSFVEPTREFYGHWRGEWGLLSYMLVCSMTIGASNTTGFQRFAGTCLGAVLAIASWIAADEHAFVLGFFGWVISLFCFYIIVGQGKGPMGRFILLTYNLSALYAYSLSVKDEEDDDDEGGISPEIWEIVLHRVVAVMAGCIWGIIVTRVIWPISARRKVKKGTSLLWLKMGLIWKRGPLKTILESSENSMRSYSYMSEREELELRRYLSHLDTLRTAAAAEFELRGPFPDKSFKIILGATSRILDSFHAMNVVILKDLKASEGEKEALRYTKKEWTELSWRISHLFSVMASSMKLAYPLNDVLPNVEHTRDRLLAKVFEFRQNGLGKVIAKDEDYEVLYAYALVTAQLAQDLNIIGQEIEKLYGVLSEEDLKLQ
- a CDS encoding TAF19, Transcription initiation factor TFIID, subunit TAF13; the protein is MSDKDKMAKYRTEIQQMMFVSGETGEPSPETTTLIESIVQDQVQHMLRECTALATRRGSKSISTDDLFMLIRHDRAKISRLRHFLQWKDVRRSVKDSDDKGGDAGADVGAGDADIAAGVVGAGGPGAAPVDASKKAKRAKVDLVWDNADERTKNMTREEYVHWSDCRQASFTYRKGKRFKEWAGFGLITDSKPSDDIIDILGFLTFEIVQTLTEEALKVKDAEDLYKKNHGGEQNRLKRKRERGPFDAPEEAREPVQPSHVQEGYRRLQRGNNKAKAMLNFTRNVHRAALKLI